In the genome of Thermodesulfobacteriota bacterium, one region contains:
- a CDS encoding rhomboid family intramembrane serine protease yields the protein MNQKRKSILCPNCGKLISTDELRCPYCDIRRPGSWRANNFLTRGLLNTDQLIKMVIYVNVGMYVISLLFNPLLTGFSLNPLSFLSPDNKSLFLLGATGAYPVDRLDRWWTLLSANYLHGGILHILFNMFAFKQLAPLVAREFGISRMFIIYTASGVIGYWISCFFNVLFTIGASASICGLIGAMLFYGKSRGGVYGQAIYRQVAGWVIGLFLFGFIIPGINNWGHGGGILAGILFGFILGYQEKKPERSVHKTMAVICIILTIAVLVWAIASGIYYRFQ from the coding sequence ATGAATCAAAAACGAAAATCGATCCTGTGTCCCAACTGCGGAAAGTTGATCAGCACGGATGAACTCAGGTGCCCTTATTGTGATATTCGCCGACCCGGTTCATGGCGGGCAAATAATTTTTTAACTAGGGGGCTGTTGAATACAGATCAACTCATCAAAATGGTTATCTATGTCAACGTCGGGATGTATGTCATTTCTCTGTTATTCAATCCGCTGTTAACCGGTTTTTCTCTCAACCCGCTCAGTTTTTTATCACCGGACAATAAAAGCCTTTTTCTTTTAGGCGCAACCGGAGCTTACCCGGTTGACCGGCTTGATCGCTGGTGGACACTCCTTTCGGCGAATTATCTCCACGGCGGAATTCTTCATATTCTTTTCAATATGTTTGCCTTCAAGCAGCTGGCTCCGCTGGTTGCACGGGAATTCGGTATCAGTCGCATGTTTATCATTTATACGGCAAGTGGAGTCATCGGTTACTGGATATCCTGCTTTTTCAATGTGTTATTTACTATCGGCGCTTCTGCATCGATATGCGGTTTGATCGGCGCCATGCTTTTCTACGGCAAAAGCAGGGGCGGGGTATACGGACAGGCCATTTACCGGCAGGTAGCTGGATGGGTAATTGGACTTTTTCTTTTCGGGTTCATTATTCCAGGCATAAACAACTGGGGACATGGCGGTGGAATTCTGGCAGGCATTCTGTTTGGCTTCATTCTGGGTTATCAGGAGAAAAAACCCGAACGCTCCGTTCATAAAACAATGGCAGTGATCTGTATCATCTTAACTATTGCTGTCCTAGTGTGGGCAATTGCTTCGGGTATTTACTACCGGTTTCAGTAA
- the thiD gene encoding bifunctional hydroxymethylpyrimidine kinase/phosphomethylpyrimidine kinase has protein sequence MNKKDSNNQNTSRTYRKVLTIAGSDSGGGAGIQADLKTIAAMGCFGMSVITALTAQNTKGVTGIQPVPPDFAEKQMEAVFSDIGVDAVKIGMLYSAELIETVARVLKQYKIDKIVLDPVMVAQSGDKLLKDNAIEAIKKHLMPLSSVVTPNLPEASVLLDCKLHDFKDIKNGAKDLSEYGSRSVLIKGGHLEDNDSSDFLYLAKEDRFVVLKGKRIKTKNNHGTGCTLSSAIASCMAKGCGIEEAVRKAKAYINEAIRAGSKYKIGHGHGPVHHFHKFWE, from the coding sequence ATGAATAAAAAAGACTCCAATAATCAGAATACAAGTCGCACATATCGCAAAGTGCTCACCATTGCCGGATCAGACAGCGGAGGCGGGGCAGGCATACAGGCGGATTTGAAAACCATAGCCGCAATGGGTTGCTTTGGCATGTCTGTGATTACGGCCCTGACCGCACAAAATACCAAAGGGGTGACAGGAATCCAACCCGTTCCGCCCGATTTTGCCGAAAAGCAGATGGAGGCTGTTTTTTCTGATATCGGTGTGGATGCGGTGAAGATCGGAATGCTTTACTCCGCAGAATTGATCGAGACAGTCGCACGGGTATTGAAACAGTATAAGATCGATAAAATTGTTTTGGACCCTGTAATGGTGGCCCAAAGTGGTGATAAACTGCTAAAAGACAATGCAATTGAAGCGATTAAGAAACACCTGATGCCGCTTTCCAGTGTGGTCACGCCCAACCTTCCTGAAGCATCGGTTTTGCTGGATTGTAAATTGCACGATTTCAAGGATATAAAAAATGGAGCCAAAGATCTGTCCGAATACGGAAGCCGAAGTGTACTTATAAAAGGCGGGCATCTTGAAGACAACGACAGTAGTGATTTTCTGTATCTTGCCAAAGAAGACAGGTTTGTTGTACTGAAAGGAAAGCGTATAAAGACCAAAAACAATCATGGAACCGGCTGCACACTCTCTTCGGCCATTGCCTCCTGTATGGCAAAAGGGTGTGGAATTGAAGAAGCTGTGAGAAAGGCCAAAGCATATATCAATGAAGCCATTCGTGCCGGTTCAAAGTATAAAATAGGCCACGGCCATGGTCCTGTACACCACTTCCATAAATTCTGGGAGTAG
- a CDS encoding PHP domain-containing protein has product MDTSNRIQFKKPNLSELTKKYTVVDLHFHTHYSDGNNSIKEIAKQAGKLGIGVAITDHNEIKGAVEIDSYKDVLSIPGIEITSKEGTHILVYFYDVNSLKRFYQHDVKPFLGDTIMSSTSLKMEEIIKRARAYKTVTVFPHPYSPVFTGIYNSYFPEERLDRLFKVIDGVEVINSGNLKKWNLKCALLGFNLNKAITGGSDGHTLVCLGKVVSYAQCKNTRKAFLDTVSKRKNKVIGKEINMLRKMTSNGRKIRTGLKNYPDLVEKNLKYGYTVINLKSKRLKDNVKRRINGRTI; this is encoded by the coding sequence ATGGATACGAGCAATAGAATTCAGTTTAAAAAACCAAATCTTTCTGAGCTAACCAAGAAATATACGGTGGTTGACCTTCATTTTCACACCCATTATTCAGATGGGAACAACTCAATTAAAGAAATCGCTAAACAGGCCGGAAAACTGGGCATAGGAGTCGCCATCACCGACCATAATGAAATCAAAGGGGCGGTTGAAATCGATTCTTATAAAGATGTTCTAAGCATTCCAGGTATTGAAATCACATCCAAAGAAGGGACCCATATCCTGGTCTACTTTTACGATGTGAACAGCCTGAAGCGTTTTTATCAACACGACGTGAAACCATTTCTGGGTGATACCATTATGAGCTCAACTTCTCTGAAAATGGAAGAAATAATTAAACGCGCCCGGGCATATAAAACGGTTACGGTTTTTCCACATCCTTATTCCCCTGTTTTTACCGGAATTTACAACTCATATTTTCCGGAAGAACGATTGGACCGATTGTTTAAAGTGATTGACGGGGTTGAAGTGATCAATTCAGGCAATCTCAAAAAATGGAACTTAAAATGCGCTTTGCTTGGTTTTAATCTGAATAAAGCCATTACCGGCGGAAGTGATGGCCACACCCTGGTCTGTTTAGGTAAGGTGGTCAGTTATGCTCAATGCAAAAATACCAGGAAAGCCTTTCTGGATACTGTAAGTAAAAGAAAGAACAAAGTCATCGGAAAAGAGATTAACATGCTCAGAAAGATGACATCCAACGGCCGAAAAATCAGAACAGGTCTTAAAAATTATCCGGATCTTGTGGAAAAGAATCTAAAATATGGCTATACGGTTATCAATTTGAAATCAAAACGACTGAAAGATAATGTGAAACGCAGAATTAATGGGAGGACGATTTAA
- a CDS encoding putative molybdenum carrier protein: MIKKIISGGQTGVDQAAIDVAIKMGIPYGGWLPRGRKTEKGPLPGKYLLQELPDRSYSKRTEKNVIDADGTLIISRGKLTGGSKLTGEIAEKNDRPCLHIDLNKTIAFKAAEQIKSWIDTHKIEVLNIAGPRESNDPNIYQAAGEVLETVLHLDIIDFSMADPFPTDDGRSLSTSNLPRTVDRAVNILLSELSFKEKTRLVNMPEEKLNDLRLSLGKSIKDTFKLGEENQDLLKSCRFLSQTGRFREEDAALIIIKELWKKLKKKANVLRIVK, from the coding sequence ATGATTAAAAAGATAATTTCAGGGGGGCAAACAGGGGTTGATCAGGCAGCGATTGATGTGGCCATTAAAATGGGCATTCCGTATGGAGGCTGGTTGCCCAGAGGGCGAAAAACTGAAAAGGGACCTTTGCCTGGCAAATACCTGTTGCAGGAGTTGCCTGACAGAAGTTACTCTAAAAGAACCGAAAAAAATGTGATTGATGCGGACGGCACGTTGATCATTTCACGCGGAAAACTTACCGGGGGATCAAAATTAACCGGGGAAATTGCTGAAAAAAATGATCGCCCGTGTCTCCATATAGACTTGAATAAAACCATTGCTTTTAAGGCCGCCGAACAGATCAAAAGCTGGATCGACACACATAAAATTGAGGTGTTGAATATTGCGGGCCCAAGAGAAAGCAATGATCCAAATATTTATCAGGCTGCTGGAGAAGTTCTGGAAACCGTTTTACATCTTGATATTATCGACTTTTCCATGGCGGATCCATTTCCTACCGATGATGGTCGCAGCTTATCCACATCCAACCTTCCCAGGACAGTAGACAGGGCAGTGAATATACTTCTTTCCGAGCTTTCCTTTAAGGAAAAAACAAGATTGGTGAACATGCCGGAAGAAAAGTTAAACGATCTAAGACTATCCCTTGGCAAAAGTATCAAAGATACATTTAAATTGGGAGAGGAAAACCAGGACCTTCTGAAATCCTGTAGATTTCTTTCACAAACCGGCAGGTTCAGGGAAGAGGATGCCGCTTTAATCATTATAAAAGAATTATGGAAAAAGCTGAAAAAAAAAGCAAACGTGTTGCGAATCGTGAAATAA
- the thiE gene encoding thiamine phosphate synthase: protein MKIASIDYSLYLVTDRGLSRGRSTLEIVKAGVAGGVTCVQLREKNCSTLEYIHEALSIKQYLKKHNIPLIINDRVDVAQAIGADGVHLGQTDMPLTMARDILQGSMIIGISAESVEDAILAEKGSADYIGVSPIFSTPTKTDTAPPLGLEGLKEISLAVKIPKVAIGGLNRKNAGQVIINGASGIAVVSAIVSAADPRKAAEELSDIIKQARIP, encoded by the coding sequence GCCTCAATCGATTATTCTTTATACCTTGTCACCGACAGAGGTCTTTCCCGGGGAAGATCCACCCTTGAGATTGTCAAAGCCGGTGTTGCCGGAGGAGTCACCTGTGTTCAGTTGCGGGAAAAAAACTGTTCTACGCTTGAATATATCCATGAAGCCTTATCCATCAAACAGTATCTAAAAAAACATAATATACCGCTGATCATTAATGACCGGGTGGATGTGGCACAGGCCATTGGAGCAGACGGGGTACATCTTGGCCAGACAGATATGCCATTGACCATGGCAAGAGATATTCTGCAAGGTTCAATGATTATCGGAATATCCGCCGAATCGGTTGAGGATGCAATTTTAGCTGAAAAAGGCAGTGCGGATTATATCGGTGTCAGTCCGATTTTTTCAACCCCGACAAAAACCGATACAGCCCCACCCCTTGGTCTTGAGGGATTAAAGGAAATAAGCCTGGCGGTAAAGATCCCCAAGGTTGCCATCGGTGGCCTTAACAGAAAAAACGCAGGCCAAGTCATCATCAATGGTGCCAGCGGAATTGCCGTGGTATCAGCCATTGTTTCCGCAGCTGATCCTCGCAAAGCCGCTGAGGAATTAAGTGATATTATCAAGCAGGCACGTATCCCATGA
- the thiL gene encoding thiamine-phosphate kinase has translation MKLKDIGEFGFIEKISQGCLIRPDRVIRAIGDDAAAFFTDTGLVSVVTTDLLVERVHFIRDATTGFNLGYKSLAVNLSDIAAMGATAREAFVSVAIPEDCATDFLEEVYRGIKDLAGKFNVNILGGDTTLSMKDLIINISVSGSVPKEELLLRNAARRGDIIFATGFLGDSRAGLHLILNHITADSKEFKQLFHSHILPRPFLSEGRFLASQTGVHAAIDVSDGLSSDIGHIATESNVGVSLYAEKIPVSTNLKYFCNRFEFDPVEFALAGGEDYILLCTVSPDHADTVAQKYLKAFNRPLYSIGKITDPGKMEIIDSSGRAKKFKPKGWDHFKSK, from the coding sequence ATGAAGTTAAAAGATATCGGAGAGTTCGGTTTTATCGAAAAGATCAGTCAGGGCTGTTTAATCCGTCCTGACCGTGTAATCAGGGCAATCGGTGATGATGCGGCCGCCTTTTTTACAGATACCGGACTTGTTTCGGTGGTAACCACAGACTTGCTGGTTGAACGGGTCCATTTTATACGCGACGCCACCACCGGTTTTAATCTGGGGTATAAATCCCTGGCTGTAAATTTGAGCGATATTGCCGCCATGGGGGCAACCGCAAGAGAGGCGTTTGTCAGTGTTGCCATTCCTGAAGATTGCGCCACCGACTTTCTTGAAGAGGTTTACCGTGGGATAAAAGACTTGGCCGGTAAATTTAATGTCAACATTCTTGGCGGCGATACCACTCTTTCCATGAAGGACTTGATTATAAATATTTCTGTTTCAGGGAGTGTTCCAAAGGAGGAACTGCTCCTGAGAAATGCAGCACGGCGCGGAGATATCATTTTCGCTACCGGCTTTCTGGGTGACAGCCGTGCAGGACTGCATCTGATACTGAATCATATAACGGCTGATTCTAAGGAATTCAAACAACTTTTTCATTCGCATATTCTCCCAAGGCCTTTTTTAAGCGAGGGCCGTTTTCTGGCATCTCAAACCGGTGTGCATGCAGCAATAGACGTCAGTGACGGGCTTTCTTCCGACATCGGTCACATCGCAACGGAAAGCAACGTCGGTGTAAGCCTGTACGCTGAAAAAATCCCTGTTTCAACAAATCTGAAATATTTTTGTAACCGATTTGAGTTTGATCCCGTTGAATTTGCCCTTGCCGGCGGCGAAGATTATATTTTGTTATGCACCGTGTCTCCGGATCATGCCGATACAGTGGCCCAAAAATATCTAAAAGCCTTTAACCGCCCCCTTTATTCAATCGGAAAGATCACAGACCCGGGGAAAATGGAAATCATCGATTCGTCAGGCCGAGCAAAAAAATTTAAACCAAAAGGGTGGGATCATTTTAAATCAAAATAA